Sequence from the Patescibacteria group bacterium genome:
AGGTGATGCAGGGATCATAGGCGCGGATGAGCATTTTGATATCGTCTTCTTTTTTGTTATTCTCTAAAAATTTTTCCAGATCGTTTTCCAGATTCGCTAAGAATTGAGCAGTGGGGGTAATAATATTGCAGTTTTTAATAAAACCCCTCGCATCGGTTTCATAATAATGAAAAAGAAGTCCGCGGGGTGCTTCAGTAACCCCCAATCCCCTGCCCGCCTTCGTTTTGTATTTTTGTATTTTTTCCGTTTTGATTTTTAATTTTGAAATGATTTTGATTGTTTCTTCTGTCGCGTGAATTACTTCAATCATCTGGGCAAGAAGATTATAAAAGATATTATAGCAAGGGAGGGAAAATTCAGTGCGAGCGAGAGCTTTATGCGCGAATGGATTCAACTTTTTGTAATTTAAATTGACGCGGCTTAATGCTCCTACAAGATAACTTTCGCCAACAATTTTGACTTTTTTGATTAAGTCCTCTGCCATTTCTTGCTTTTCGTTCGCCTTTCTCAAAAATATTCGGGGGGAGTAAGTTTTATTTTTAGGCAGTTTAATCTGACCATTATAAAGGGCATATTCTTGTTTATTAGACAAGGCGGCAAAAACAGTTAAGCGTTGAAATTCTGGGAAGGTGAGATTATTTAAAAAGTCAAAAAGGTCATTGGCGGTTTCCAGATTTTTTTTCGCAGCATTTAAGATTTTATTAAGCATTTTTCCCGAGGGCAACTTGCGAAAGCCGCCGATGGCAGTAGTTGTCGGGTGGATGTTGCGGCCGCCGATTGCATTTAGAATGAGGTTGCCAAAGTCGCGGATTTGGA
This genomic interval carries:
- a CDS encoding nickel-dependent hydrogenase large subunit → MPTNKKITISINAINKIEGHAGFVGKLENGLIHEARLEVKEGARLIEGILIGRKYTEAPWITARICGICPTVHNLTAIKAIENALRVKASPQTTTLRKLMLFGQFIQSHMTHIYFLALSDFFNLKNDLALVKINPKTAKEAIQIRDFGNLILNAIGGRNIHPTTTAIGGFRKLPSGKMLNKILNAAKKNLETANDLFDFLNNLTFPEFQRLTVFAALSNKQEYALYNGQIKLPKNKTYSPRIFLRKANEKQEMAEDLIKKVKIVGESYLVGALSRVNLNYKKLNPFAHKALARTEFSLPCYNIFYNLLAQMIEVIHATEETIKIISKLKIKTEKIQKYKTKAGRGLGVTEAPRGLLFHYYETDARGFIKNCNIITPTAQFLANLENDLEKFLENNKKEDDIKMLIRAYDPCITCAVH